Proteins found in one Serratia plymuthica genomic segment:
- the carA gene encoding glutamine-hydrolyzing carbamoyl-phosphate synthase small subunit, producing MIKSALLVLEDGTQFHGRAIGAEGTAVGEVVFNTSMTGYQEILTDPSYSRQIVTLTYPHIGNVGTNASDEESSAVHAQGLVIRDLPLIASNYRSEEGLSEYLKRHNIVAIADIDTRKLTRLLREKGAQNGCIIAADSPDAALALAKAQGFPGLKGMDLAKEVTTKEAYSWQQGSWTLEGDLPETKPASELPFHVVAYDYGAKRNILRMLVDRGCRLTVVPAQTPADEVLKMNPDGIFLSNGPGDPEPCDYAITAIKQFLETDIPVFGICLGHQLLALASGAKTVKMKLGHHGGNHPVKDLDNDCVMITAQNHGFAVDENNLPAELRVTHKSLFDHTVQGIHRTDKAAFSFQGHPEASPGPHDAAPLFDHFIELIETYRSNAK from the coding sequence TTGATTAAGTCAGCGCTATTGGTTCTGGAAGACGGAACCCAATTCCACGGTCGGGCCATCGGGGCAGAGGGTACGGCAGTGGGGGAAGTGGTCTTCAATACGTCGATGACCGGCTATCAAGAAATCCTCACTGATCCTTCCTACTCTCGCCAGATCGTTACTCTTACTTATCCTCATATCGGCAATGTCGGCACCAATGCTTCCGACGAAGAATCCTCCGCGGTACACGCCCAAGGCCTTGTCATTCGTGATCTCCCTTTGATTGCCAGCAACTACCGCAGCGAAGAAGGCCTGTCAGAATACCTGAAGCGTCATAACATCGTGGCGATTGCCGATATCGATACCCGCAAGCTGACCCGCCTGCTGCGCGAGAAAGGCGCACAGAACGGCTGCATCATCGCCGCCGATTCACCGGACGCCGCGCTGGCGCTGGCCAAGGCGCAGGGTTTCCCGGGTTTGAAAGGGATGGATCTGGCGAAAGAAGTGACCACCAAAGAAGCCTACAGCTGGCAGCAGGGTAGCTGGACGCTTGAAGGCGACCTGCCGGAAACCAAGCCGGCCTCCGAGCTGCCGTTCCACGTGGTGGCTTACGACTACGGCGCCAAGCGCAACATCTTGCGCATGTTGGTGGATCGCGGCTGCCGCCTGACGGTAGTGCCGGCGCAGACCCCGGCAGATGAAGTATTGAAGATGAATCCGGACGGCATTTTCCTGTCCAACGGCCCGGGCGACCCGGAGCCTTGCGATTACGCCATCACCGCCATCAAACAGTTCCTGGAAACCGACATTCCGGTGTTCGGCATCTGCCTCGGCCACCAGCTGCTGGCGCTGGCCAGCGGTGCGAAAACCGTGAAGATGAAGCTGGGTCACCACGGCGGTAACCATCCGGTGAAAGATCTGGATAACGACTGCGTGATGATCACCGCACAGAACCACGGTTTTGCGGTGGACGAAAATAACCTGCCGGCCGAACTGCGCGTCACGCACAAATCGCTGTTTGACCACACGGTGCAGGGCATTCACCGCACCGATAAAGCGGCGTTCAGCTTCCAGGGCCACCCGGAAGCCAGCCCGGGCCCGCACGACGCTGCGCCGCTGTTCGACCACTTTATCGAACTGATCGAGACTTACCGTTCTAACGCCAAATAA
- the carB gene encoding carbamoyl-phosphate synthase large subunit: MPKRTDIKSILILGAGPIVIGQACEFDYSGAQACKALREEGYRVILVNSNPATIMTDPEMADATYIEPIHWEVVRKIIEKERPDAVLPTMGGQTALNCALELERQGVLAEFGVTMIGATADAIDKAEDRRRFDVAMKKIGLDTARSGIAHNMEEALAVAADVGFPCIIRPSFTMGGTGGGIAYNREEFEEICERGLDLSPTKELLIDESLIGWKEYEMEVVRDKNDNCIIVCSIENFDAMGIHTGDSITVAPAQTLTDKEYQIMRNASMAVLREIGVETGGSNVQFSVNPKNGRLIVIEMNPRVSRSSALASKATGFPIAKIAAKLAVGYTLDELMNDITGGRTPASFEPSIDYVVTKIPRFNFEKFAGANDRLTTQMKSVGEVMAIGRTQQESLQKALRGLEVGATGFDPKVSLDDPEALTKIRRELKDAGCDRIWYIADAFRAGMSVDGVFNLTNVDRWFLVQIEELVRLEEQVAESGINGLSHEFLRTLKRKGFADARLATLAGVAESEIRKLRHGYGLHPVYKRVDTCAAEFATDTAYMYSTYEEECESNPTNDRPKVMVLGGGPNRIGQGIEFDYCCVHASLALREDGYETIMVNCNPETVSTDYDTSDRLYFEPVTLEDVLEIVRIEKPKGVIVQYGGQTPLKLARELEAAGVPIIGTSPDAIDRAEDRERFQQAVHRLGLKQPANATVATIEQAVEKASGIGYPLVVRPSYVLGGRAMEIVYDEIDLRRYFQNAVSVSNDAPVLLDRFLDDAVEVDVDAICDGERVLIGGIMEHIEQAGVHSGDSACSLPAYTLSKDIQDVMRQQVEKLAFELQVRGLMNVQFAVKNNEVYLIEVNPRAARTVPFVSKATGVPLAKVAARVMAGKTLAEQGVTEEVIPPYYSVKEVVLPFNKFPGVDPILGPEMRSTGEVMGVGRTFAEAFSKAMLGSQSGMKKQGRALLSVREGDKARVVDLAASLLKQGFELDATHGTAVVLGEAGINPRLVNKVHEGRPHIQDRIKNGEYTYIVNTTAGRQAIEDSKLIRRSALQYKVHYDTTLNGGFATAMALKADPTEQVTSVQELHARITK; this comes from the coding sequence ATGCCAAAACGTACTGATATAAAAAGCATCCTGATCCTCGGCGCTGGCCCGATCGTTATCGGCCAGGCGTGTGAGTTCGACTACTCGGGTGCCCAGGCTTGTAAAGCGCTGCGTGAAGAGGGTTACCGCGTCATTCTGGTCAACTCCAACCCGGCCACCATCATGACCGACCCGGAAATGGCCGATGCGACCTACATCGAGCCGATCCACTGGGAAGTGGTGCGCAAGATCATCGAAAAAGAGCGCCCGGATGCGGTCTTGCCGACCATGGGCGGCCAGACCGCGCTGAACTGTGCGCTGGAGCTGGAACGTCAGGGCGTGCTGGCCGAGTTCGGCGTGACCATGATTGGCGCCACGGCCGACGCTATCGATAAAGCCGAAGACCGCCGCCGTTTCGACGTGGCGATGAAGAAAATCGGCCTGGATACCGCGCGTTCCGGCATCGCGCATAATATGGAAGAAGCGCTGGCGGTTGCCGCTGACGTTGGCTTCCCGTGCATCATCCGCCCTTCCTTTACCATGGGCGGCACCGGTGGCGGCATCGCTTACAACCGCGAAGAGTTCGAAGAGATCTGCGAGCGCGGCCTGGATCTGTCGCCGACCAAAGAGCTGTTGATCGACGAATCGCTGATCGGCTGGAAAGAGTACGAGATGGAGGTGGTGCGCGATAAGAACGATAACTGCATCATCGTCTGCTCTATCGAAAACTTCGATGCCATGGGCATCCATACCGGTGACTCCATCACCGTGGCGCCGGCGCAAACGCTGACCGACAAAGAATACCAAATCATGCGTAACGCCTCGATGGCGGTGCTGCGTGAAATCGGCGTGGAAACCGGCGGTTCCAACGTGCAGTTCTCGGTCAACCCGAAAAACGGTCGCCTGATCGTCATCGAAATGAACCCGCGCGTGTCCCGTTCTTCGGCGCTGGCGTCAAAAGCCACCGGCTTCCCGATTGCCAAAATCGCCGCCAAGCTGGCGGTGGGTTACACCCTCGACGAACTGATGAACGACATCACCGGCGGCCGCACTCCGGCGTCGTTTGAGCCGTCCATCGACTACGTGGTCACCAAAATTCCTCGCTTTAACTTCGAGAAATTTGCCGGCGCTAACGACCGCCTGACCACTCAAATGAAATCCGTCGGCGAAGTGATGGCGATTGGCCGTACTCAGCAAGAGTCGCTGCAGAAAGCGCTGCGTGGTCTGGAAGTGGGCGCCACCGGCTTCGACCCGAAAGTGAGCCTGGACGATCCGGAAGCGCTGACCAAAATCCGTCGCGAACTGAAAGATGCCGGTTGCGACCGTATCTGGTACATCGCGGACGCGTTCCGTGCCGGTATGTCGGTAGACGGCGTGTTTAACCTGACCAACGTTGACCGCTGGTTCCTGGTGCAGATTGAAGAGCTGGTGCGTCTGGAAGAGCAGGTTGCCGAATCCGGCATCAACGGCCTGAGCCACGAGTTCCTGCGTACCCTGAAGCGTAAAGGCTTCGCCGATGCGCGCCTGGCTACGCTGGCCGGCGTAGCAGAGAGCGAAATCCGCAAGCTGCGCCACGGTTATGGCCTGCACCCGGTTTACAAGCGTGTGGATACCTGCGCGGCGGAATTCGCCACCGACACCGCTTACATGTACTCCACGTATGAAGAAGAGTGCGAGTCCAACCCGACCAACGACCGTCCGAAAGTGATGGTGCTGGGCGGCGGTCCTAACCGTATCGGCCAGGGCATCGAGTTCGACTACTGCTGCGTGCACGCCTCGCTGGCGCTGCGCGAAGACGGTTACGAAACCATTATGGTCAACTGTAACCCGGAGACCGTCTCCACCGACTACGACACCTCTGACCGCCTGTATTTCGAGCCGGTGACGCTGGAAGACGTGCTGGAAATCGTGCGCATCGAGAAGCCGAAAGGCGTGATCGTGCAGTACGGCGGCCAGACTCCGCTGAAGCTGGCGCGTGAGCTGGAAGCCGCTGGCGTGCCGATTATCGGCACCAGCCCGGATGCGATTGACCGTGCCGAAGACCGTGAGCGTTTCCAGCAGGCGGTACATCGTCTGGGCCTGAAACAGCCGGCCAACGCCACCGTTGCCACCATCGAACAGGCGGTAGAGAAAGCGTCCGGCATCGGTTACCCGCTGGTGGTGCGTCCTTCCTACGTGCTGGGCGGCCGTGCGATGGAGATCGTCTACGACGAAATCGACCTGCGCCGTTACTTCCAGAACGCCGTCAGCGTATCCAACGACGCACCGGTGCTGCTGGACCGCTTCCTGGATGACGCGGTAGAAGTGGATGTCGATGCCATTTGCGACGGTGAGCGCGTGCTGATTGGCGGCATCATGGAGCATATCGAACAGGCGGGCGTGCACTCCGGTGACTCCGCCTGCTCACTGCCGGCCTACACCCTGAGCAAAGACATTCAGGACGTGATGCGCCAACAGGTTGAGAAACTGGCGTTCGAACTGCAGGTGCGCGGTCTGATGAACGTACAGTTCGCGGTGAAGAACAACGAAGTCTACCTGATTGAAGTCAACCCGCGTGCCGCACGTACCGTGCCGTTCGTTTCCAAAGCCACCGGCGTGCCGCTGGCCAAGGTAGCCGCACGGGTCATGGCGGGCAAGACGCTGGCCGAGCAGGGCGTGACGGAAGAAGTTATCCCGCCTTACTATTCAGTGAAAGAAGTGGTGCTGCCGTTCAACAAGTTCCCTGGCGTCGACCCGATTCTGGGGCCGGAAATGCGTTCTACCGGGGAAGTGATGGGCGTGGGCCGCACCTTCGCGGAGGCCTTCTCCAAGGCGATGCTCGGCAGCCAGTCAGGCATGAAGAAACAAGGCCGTGCGCTGCTGTCGGTGCGTGAAGGCGATAAGGCCCGCGTGGTGGATCTGGCGGCAAGCCTGCTGAAACAGGGCTTCGAGCTGGACGCGACCCACGGCACTGCGGTGGTGTTGGGCGAGGCGGGCATTAACCCGCGCCTGGTCAACAAGGTGCATGAAGGCCGTCCGCACATTCAAGACCGTATCAAGAATGGCGAGTACACCTATATCGTAAACACCACGGCGGGTCGTCAGGCGATTGAAGATTCCAAGCTGATTCGCCGCAGCGCGCTGCAGTACAAGGTGCATTACGACACCACCCTGAACGGCGGCTTTGCCACCGCGATGGCGCTGAAAGCGGATCCGACCGAGCAGGTTACCTCGGTGCAGGAGCTGCACGCTCGTATCACCAAGTAA
- the kefF gene encoding glutathione-regulated potassium-efflux system oxidoreductase KefF, producing the protein MILIIYAHPYPRHSHANHRLLQAVKDIPDVEVRSLYELYPDFNIDINAEQSALARADMVVFQHPMQWYSLPPLLKLWIDKVLEHGWAYGHDGDALVGKDCLWAVTSGGDEHHFELGDYPNFAALGQPLQATALYCGMNWQPYFAVHNTFTCNEPALIAAGEAYRQRLVEYLMEHSEPADQGVGHG; encoded by the coding sequence ATGATTCTGATTATTTACGCTCACCCGTATCCCCGGCATTCGCATGCCAATCACCGTCTGCTGCAGGCGGTAAAAGACATTCCTGACGTGGAAGTACGCTCGCTCTATGAGCTGTATCCTGACTTCAACATCGATATCAACGCCGAGCAGAGTGCGCTGGCGCGCGCCGACATGGTGGTGTTTCAACATCCCATGCAGTGGTACAGCCTGCCGCCGCTGCTGAAACTGTGGATCGACAAGGTGCTGGAGCACGGCTGGGCCTATGGCCATGACGGCGATGCGTTGGTGGGCAAAGATTGTCTGTGGGCGGTGACCAGCGGCGGGGACGAGCATCATTTCGAACTGGGCGATTACCCAAATTTTGCCGCGCTGGGGCAGCCGCTGCAGGCGACCGCACTCTACTGCGGCATGAACTGGCAACCCTACTTTGCCGTGCATAATACCTTTACCTGCAACGAACCGGCGCTGATTGCCGCCGGCGAGGCCTACCGCCAGCGTTTGGTAGAGTATCTGATGGAACACAGTGAGCCTGCGGATCAGGGAGTCGGCCATGGATAA
- the kefC gene encoding glutathione-regulated potassium-efflux system protein KefC — MDNHNMMIEGLIYLGSAALFVPIAVRLGLGSVLGYLIAGCIIGPWGLKLVSDAESILTFAEIGVVLMLFIIGLELDPKRLWTLRASVFGGGSIQMVGCGLALSAFCYFLGLDWKVALLIGLTLALSSTAIAMQAMSERNLTPAPIGRSSFAALLFQDIAAIPLVAMIPLLASSGATTTLGAFALSAAKVVGALAIVVLLGRYVTRPLLHFVARSGMREVFSAVALFLVFGFGILLEMAGLSMAMGAFLAGVLLASSEYRHALESDIQPFKGLLLGLFFIGVGMSIDFGTLFHHPLLIASLLLGFMLIKAALLWLIGPWLGVPKRQRGMFAILLGQGSEFAFVIFGAAQLAGVLPADWAKSLTLAVALSMAATPLLLVVAARLEKNAPKDERPADVIDEENASVIIAGFGRFGQIAGRLLLANGVHTVVLDHDPDHIETLRKFGTKVFYGDATRADLLEAAGAAHAKVLINAIDDVEANLQLTELAKRHFPHLKIVARARDVDHWYQLRQLGVESPERETFESSLRIGREALELLGLDAYEAREKADTFRRYNLQMLEAMMENYEDTEFRIATLQRAKEMLSNAIQQDQNRLAQVPQTGWRGSIDGKAPEDEVVEAKG; from the coding sequence ATGGATAATCACAACATGATGATTGAGGGGCTGATCTATCTCGGATCGGCCGCGCTGTTCGTGCCGATTGCGGTGCGTCTCGGGCTGGGCTCGGTGCTCGGCTACCTGATCGCCGGCTGCATTATCGGCCCCTGGGGGCTGAAGCTGGTTTCCGACGCAGAGTCTATTCTGACCTTCGCCGAGATTGGCGTGGTGCTGATGCTGTTTATCATCGGGCTGGAGCTGGATCCTAAAAGGTTGTGGACGCTGCGCGCCTCGGTGTTTGGCGGTGGCAGTATCCAGATGGTGGGGTGTGGGCTGGCGCTGAGCGCGTTTTGTTATTTCCTCGGGCTGGACTGGAAGGTGGCGCTGCTGATTGGCCTGACGCTGGCGCTGTCTTCGACCGCCATCGCCATGCAGGCGATGAGCGAGCGTAACCTGACGCCGGCGCCGATTGGCCGCAGCTCGTTCGCGGCGCTGTTGTTCCAGGATATCGCGGCGATCCCGCTGGTGGCGATGATCCCTCTGTTGGCCAGCAGCGGCGCCACCACCACCCTGGGCGCGTTCGCGCTGTCGGCGGCGAAGGTGGTGGGCGCGCTGGCGATCGTGGTGCTGCTCGGCCGCTATGTCACCCGCCCGTTGCTGCACTTTGTCGCCCGGTCCGGCATGCGTGAAGTGTTCAGCGCCGTGGCGCTGTTCCTGGTATTCGGTTTTGGCATCCTGCTGGAAATGGCCGGGCTGTCGATGGCGATGGGCGCGTTCCTTGCCGGGGTGCTGCTGGCGAGTTCGGAATATCGTCATGCGCTGGAAAGCGACATTCAACCCTTCAAGGGCTTATTGCTGGGGCTGTTCTTTATCGGTGTCGGCATGTCGATCGACTTCGGTACTCTGTTCCACCATCCGTTGCTGATCGCTTCGCTGTTATTGGGTTTCATGTTGATCAAGGCGGCGTTGCTGTGGCTGATTGGGCCGTGGCTGGGCGTGCCGAAACGCCAGCGCGGCATGTTTGCCATTTTGCTGGGGCAGGGCAGTGAGTTTGCCTTCGTGATCTTCGGCGCCGCGCAGCTGGCCGGCGTGTTGCCGGCGGACTGGGCTAAATCGCTGACGCTGGCGGTCGCTCTGTCGATGGCGGCGACGCCGCTGTTACTGGTGGTGGCCGCAAGGCTGGAGAAAAATGCGCCGAAGGACGAACGTCCGGCGGATGTGATTGATGAAGAAAACGCCAGCGTGATCATCGCCGGTTTCGGCCGTTTCGGCCAGATTGCCGGCCGTTTGCTGTTGGCCAACGGCGTCCACACCGTGGTATTGGATCACGATCCTGACCACATAGAAACGCTGCGAAAATTCGGCACCAAAGTGTTTTACGGCGACGCCACCCGCGCCGATCTGCTGGAGGCGGCGGGCGCGGCACATGCCAAGGTGCTGATTAACGCCATCGACGACGTGGAAGCCAACCTGCAACTGACCGAATTGGCCAAGCGACACTTCCCGCACCTGAAAATCGTGGCGCGCGCGCGCGATGTCGATCACTGGTATCAACTGCGGCAGTTAGGGGTGGAAAGCCCGGAACGCGAAACCTTCGAAAGTTCGCTGCGCATTGGCCGAGAGGCGCTGGAGCTGCTGGGGTTGGACGCCTACGAGGCGCGGGAGAAAGCGGATACTTTCCGGCGTTACAACCTGCAGATGCTGGAAGCGATGATGGAAAATTACGAGGATACGGAATTCCGTATTGCCACCTTGCAACGGGCGAAAGAAATGCTCAGCAATGCCATTCAGCAGGATCAAAACCGGTTGGCTCAGGTACCGCAAACCGGCTGGCGCGGCAGTATCGACGGCAAGGCACCGGAAGACGAGGTGGTGGAAGCCAAGGGATAA
- a CDS encoding LysE family translocator yields MLETSLFVAGIAALGMLSPGPDFFLVIKNAARYPRPAAMMTAFGVICGVATHMSYCVAGLAVVITTTPWLFNVLKYAGAVYLIWVGIQALLSRGGGKMNVGNLPQQQVSLKSAFVQGYLCNLLNPKATLFFLAVFTQVLQIDSGLGEKLWYAGIILGLSAVWWPVLVFLFQSGPVRRGLEKTQKVVDKLLGGMLIALGIKVALS; encoded by the coding sequence ATGCTTGAAACTTCGCTGTTCGTCGCCGGCATTGCCGCCCTGGGCATGCTGTCGCCCGGCCCGGACTTTTTCCTGGTGATCAAGAATGCCGCTCGCTATCCGCGGCCCGCTGCCATGATGACCGCCTTCGGGGTGATCTGTGGCGTCGCGACCCACATGTCTTACTGCGTTGCCGGGTTGGCGGTGGTGATCACCACTACGCCGTGGCTGTTCAACGTGCTGAAATATGCCGGCGCGGTCTACCTGATCTGGGTGGGCATTCAGGCGCTGCTGTCGCGTGGGGGCGGCAAGATGAACGTCGGTAACCTGCCGCAGCAGCAAGTGAGCCTGAAAAGCGCTTTTGTGCAGGGTTATCTGTGCAATCTGCTCAACCCCAAAGCCACGTTGTTCTTCCTGGCGGTCTTCACGCAGGTGCTGCAGATCGACTCCGGGCTGGGCGAAAAACTGTGGTATGCGGGGATTATCCTGGGCCTGTCCGCCGTCTGGTGGCCAGTATTGGTGTTCTTGTTCCAGAGCGGACCGGTGCGTCGCGGGTTGGAAAAAACGCAGAAGGTGGTCGACAAGCTGCTGGGCGGCATGTTGATCGCGCTGGGCATCAAGGTCGCGCTAAGCTAA
- a CDS encoding threonine/serine ThrE exporter family protein, with product MNQTTTIEMPEPHRQQREITRLCIQCALLLLQHGAESMVVEQLSTRLGIALGMDSVESSISANAVVLTTISHGECLTTTRKNIDRGINMQMVTEVQHIVILAEHRLADAHDVARRFAKIRPLRYPRWLVVLMVALSCGCFSMLNGGDNKAFAVTFIASGLAMWVRQMLTARHMNPLINFCLTAFVATSVSGLLLRLPTFSETSTVAMAASVLLLVPGFPLINAVADMFKGHVNTGLARWAMASLLTLATCIGVVMAMSLWDLRGWS from the coding sequence ATGAATCAAACCACAACGATAGAAATGCCGGAGCCGCACCGGCAACAACGTGAAATCACTCGCCTGTGCATTCAATGCGCTTTGCTGTTGTTGCAGCACGGCGCCGAAAGCATGGTGGTGGAACAGTTATCGACCCGGCTGGGCATAGCGCTGGGCATGGACAGCGTGGAAAGCTCCATTTCGGCCAATGCGGTGGTGTTGACCACCATCAGTCATGGCGAATGCCTGACCACCACGCGCAAAAATATCGATCGCGGCATCAATATGCAGATGGTGACCGAGGTGCAGCATATCGTCATTCTGGCGGAGCATCGGTTGGCGGATGCGCACGATGTCGCCAGGCGCTTTGCGAAAATTCGCCCACTGCGCTATCCGCGCTGGCTGGTGGTACTGATGGTGGCGCTGTCGTGCGGCTGTTTCAGCATGCTGAACGGCGGCGACAACAAGGCGTTTGCCGTGACCTTTATCGCCAGCGGCCTGGCGATGTGGGTGCGCCAGATGCTCACAGCCCGCCATATGAATCCACTGATAAACTTTTGTCTCACGGCGTTTGTCGCCACCTCGGTTTCCGGCTTGTTATTGCGGTTACCGACGTTCAGCGAAACCTCCACCGTGGCGATGGCCGCCAGCGTGCTGTTGTTGGTGCCGGGATTCCCGTTGATTAACGCGGTGGCGGATATGTTCAAAGGCCACGTCAATACCGGATTGGCGCGTTGGGCGATGGCCAGCCTGCTGACGCTGGCTACCTGTATCGGCGTG